Proteins from one Mycolicibacter virginiensis genomic window:
- a CDS encoding HesB/IscA family protein, which produces MTVQDQSTTESHGVVLTDEAAAKVKALLEQEGRDDLTLRISVQPGGCAGLRYNLFFDDRSLDGDVVAEFNGVTLTVDRMSAPYLQGAEIGYADQIDKQGFTIENPNAGGSCSCGDSFN; this is translated from the coding sequence ATGACTGTCCAGGATCAGTCGACCACCGAGTCTCACGGCGTGGTCTTGACCGATGAGGCCGCGGCCAAGGTAAAGGCGCTGCTGGAACAGGAGGGTCGTGACGACCTGACCCTGCGGATCTCGGTCCAGCCGGGCGGCTGCGCCGGCCTGCGCTACAACCTGTTCTTCGACGACCGCAGCCTTGACGGTGACGTGGTCGCGGAGTTCAACGGCGTCACGCTGACCGTCGACCGGATGAGTGCGCCGTACCTGCAGGGTGCCGAGATCGGCTACGCCGACCAGATCGACAAGCAGGGCTTCACCATCGAGAACCCCAACGCCGGCGGCTCGTGCTCGTGCGGCGACTCGTTCAACTGA